From a single Apium graveolens cultivar Ventura chromosome 2, ASM990537v1, whole genome shotgun sequence genomic region:
- the LOC141708559 gene encoding S-adenosylmethionine carrier 1, chloroplastic/mitochondrial-like: MRMTIIYIIVFIACYVFVVLSFNDHGLECYVLRSLEIGCMLESRLPSINLLKIEEMEIILERIGVVMEIIIQGLYRGSLPAVLDQFSCHGLRTGIFEASKLVLIIFAPTLHDIQVQSAASFCSTVKGTTVRIPCEVLKQQLQAGIFDNVGEAIVGTWQQDGLKGFFRGTGATLCREVPFYVAGMGLYAKPVYINLSL, translated from the exons ATGAGAATGACCATCATTTATATTATAGTTTTTATTGCGTGTTATGTGTTTGTTGTATTGTCTTTCAATGATCATGGACTCGAATGTTACGTATTACGGAGTTTGGAGATTGGTTGTATGTTGGAATCGAGATTACCTAGTATCAACTTATTAAAAATCGAAGAAATGGAAATTATTTTGGAGCGAATCGGTGTTGTTATGGAAATTATAATCCAGGGATTATATAGAGGCTCCTTACCAGCAGTTCTTGATCAATTTTCATG CCATGGACTGCGAACTGGGATATTTGAAGCAAGTAAACTCGTGTTGATAATATTTGCTCCAACACTTCATGACATACAA GTTCAATCTGCAGCATCATTTTGTAGTACTGTCAAGGGGACAACAGTGCGGATACCGTGTGAGGTTCTGAAACAACAGTTACAGGCTGGCATATTTGACAATGTAGGAGAGGCTATTGTTGGTACTTGGCAGCAAGATGGTCTAAAGGGTTTTTTCCGTGGGACTGGTGCCACTCTATGCCGTGAGGTGCCATTCTACGTTGCTGGAATGGGACTTTATGCTAAACCTGTTTATATTAATTTGTCGTTGTGA